The following DNA comes from Hahella chejuensis KCTC 2396.
TAACGCCACTTCAATATCAAGCGCAGCGCCCAGTCCATCAAAAAGCCCAGCAAGGTGATCCATATAACGTAGGGAATGATCACATCCATGCTCAAATAACGCCGCACCAGAAAGATGCGGTATCCCAACCCTTCCGTCGCCGCGATGGCTTCAGAGGCGATAAGAAACAGCCATGCGGAGCCGATGCTCAGACGCAACGCCGTAATCAGACGCGGCATCATCTGCGGCAGCAGTATTTTGTATACCACCGCCAGATCGGAAGCGCCCAGGGTTTTGGCTTTCACTACCTGCTCGCGAGGAAAGCTGCGCACGGACAGCGCCATATCCCGGGTCATGATGGGAAATACCCCGATAAAAATAAGCGCGACTTTACCCAACTCGCCGATGCCCAGGGAAATGAACAGTATCGGCAGCAACGCCAGCGGAGGAATCATGGCGATAAAGGTAAGAATGGGATTGCCCAGAGAATAGAGACCGTTGAACGCGCCCATGTTAAGGCCAATGATCAGCGCCACCAATGTGGAGAGCGCCAGCCCTATCGCCAGACGTTGCAGACTGGCCAGCGTGTCGGCCCAGAACACATAGTCGCCGCTGCGCCGATCCGGCTCAAAGGCGAGCCGGTGAATGGCGTCCCCCATCTGCTGAAGGCTGGGCAGCAGTTTGTCGCTGGGGTTATCGGCCAGGCGGATATCGGAAGCAATGAGATAGGTCGCGATCAATATCACAAATGGCGCCAGCGCCAGAACCACGTTCAACAGTCGCGGCGGCTGGGCGAAGAGTCCCAGCATGGCGGGTCTTTTCATCTAAATCCCTTATTAATAATTATTGAATGATGGCTGTCGGCGTCCGCCGCTTAAAGGTTCCGCTGCGACTCCCGGCTGTCTGGATAACGCTTTTTCTCGATGGCGAAATACGCCTTC
Coding sequences within:
- a CDS encoding ABC transporter permease; the encoded protein is MKRPAMLGLFAQPPRLLNVVLALAPFVILIATYLIASDIRLADNPSDKLLPSLQQMGDAIHRLAFEPDRRSGDYVFWADTLASLQRLAIGLALSTLVALIIGLNMGAFNGLYSLGNPILTFIAMIPPLALLPILFISLGIGELGKVALIFIGVFPIMTRDMALSVRSFPREQVVKAKTLGASDLAVVYKILLPQMMPRLITALRLSIGSAWLFLIASEAIAATEGLGYRIFLVRRYLSMDVIIPYVIWITLLGFLMDWALRLILKWRYKWYEQ